In Halanaerobium praevalens DSM 2228, the DNA window TACCAATAGAACTTCTACCTTCAACAAAAGCAGTTAAGTTATCTGGTAATTTTATATATTCTTTTGTTGTAGCTAATAAAAAAGAATGAGGAGGAATAATAATTTCTTCTCCTTTAACCTCTTCATAATTAACTTCATCATTCAAAGTCATTAATGGTAAAGTATTTTCATCTACTTTTAAAAAATCATTACCAAGCCTCATATCAACTGAAGCTGGCTGAATCTGCATTTCATCAATCGGATCTATAATAAGTTCTTTTTCTTTTAACATTTTTTTGATTGTTTTATCTGATAATATCATTTTTTTCTCCTTAAATTTATTTATTTTTATTTAAATCAAAATCATTTTTTAGTTTTATTGTAATTCTTGATACACTTTTTTAAGATTAGCAATTATATCAGAGGCAATCATTGCATAATCACTATTTGCTTGAGCAGCAAATTCTCCTGCTCTACCATGAATATAAACCGCTAGAGCAGCTGCTCTAAAATTATCTGATTCTTGAGCCATTAAAGCAGCTATCAGTCCAGTTAAAACATCACCACTCCCAGCAGTAGCTAAGCCATTAGAACCACTCAGATTAATATAAGCTCTACCATCAGGAGCTGCTGTAATAGTTGCTGCACCTTTTAAAACTAAATTTAACTGATATTTTTGAGCAAATTTGCGTGCAATATCTATTCGATTATTATTTATTTCCTTAATACTAAGTCCTGTTAAAGCTGCCATTTCTCCTGGATGCGGAGTTAAAGTTAATTTACCTTTATAATTTTTTAAAAGCTCTAAATCGGATATAACATTAAGAGCATCTGCATCTAAAATAAGATCTAAACTGGATTCTTTTAAAATATTTTCAATTAAAGTTTTTACACCTTTATCCTGACCAAGACCTGGGCCAGCAGCTATCAGATCCACTTTTTCTGTAAATTTAAGTATTTTAGCAGCCGCTGTTTCCTTAATAAGTCCAGCTTGACTAGGAAGAGCAACACTTACTAATTCTGGCAATTGAGCTGCAGTCATCTCTGCAATTTCAGCTGCAGTTAAAAGATAGACTAAGCCTAAGCCTCCCTTAAGAGCAGCTTTTGCTGTCAAAATTGGAGCCCCAGTCATTCCAGGTGAACCGGCCAAAAGCGCTAGTTTGCCAAAACTTCCTTTATGACTATTATTTTTTCTAACTGGAAGAGATTTTTTGGCTTCTTGTTGATTGAAAACCTTTAGCTGATCACTATTTTCTTGAATAGTTTCAGACTGAATACCAATCTCCACGACTTTTATTTTACCGGCATAATCTTTACCAGGATATAATAATAGTCCTCTCTTATAAGCTGCCATTGTAACTGTATAATCAGCTTTAAGAGCATCACCAGCTAAATTGCCATTTGCAGCAATAATTCCAGAAGGAATATCAACAGCTAAAGTTAAAGGCTTTTTAACTAGTTGTTGATTAATTAAAGTAATTATTGATTTCACACTTCCTCTAATTTGACCTTTAATCCCAGTCCCTAAAAGTGCATCAACTATTAAATCGCTCTGCTTAATTAAACTAATAAATTCTTTTGTTTTTAACTGCTCAAATTGATAAATTTCAATTTTGTTTAAAACTGCTAATTTGAAATTAAGAGCATTAACTCCACTTAGCTCTGAAGGAGAACAAGTTAAAACAATTTGAGGTTGATAACCCCAATTTTTTAAAATTCTAGCTGCTGCCAGACCATCTCCTCCATTATTACCTTGACCAATTAAAAAACTAAGTTTTAGTTCAGATTTATACTCAAAACTAATTTCTTTTTCTATTATTTCTTCTGCCATTTTAGCAGTGGCTAGAGCAGCAGATTCCATTAATAAAATTTCAGGATAAGCTGCTTTGATAGTTGCTTGATCACATTTTTTCATCATTTCTGGAGTTAAAACCTGCATTTATTTTACTCCTTCCATAATAACTTGAGCAATACTATATTCTTTTTCATGAGCAATCGATAAAAAAATATTACTAATCTTAAGTTCAGTAGCTCTTGTTTTAGTTTTACCAAAAAGTGAAATTTCAGGCTTGCCAAGCTGATTATTTAAAATTTCAATCTCCTGCCAACTATTATTTCTCATACCTGTACCTAAAGCTTTTAAAACTGCTTCTTTAGCAGCAAAGCGAGCAGCAAAAGAAGCTGCATAATCTTTTTTTGCTTGACAATAACTAATCTCAGCTTTAGTATATACTTTTTCTAAAAAGTGAGCTTCATATTTTTGAATTAAAACTTTAATTCTATTATTTTTAACTATATCTACTCCAGTTCCTATAATCATTGTTTTCCTTTCTGAACAGTTAATATAAATTTAAAATAAGACTACATTATAATTATATTAAAATTATCACTTAAATGCAAAAAAACCGAACCTAAAATTAGGTTCGGTTTAACTAATCAAAATTTATTCAACTGTCACACTTTTAGCAAGGTTACGAGGTTGATCTATATCCTCACCACATTCTAAAGCAGTATAATAAGCTAAAAGCTGTAAAGGAATAATTGCTAATAAACCAGCAAAATCTTGATTTAAGAGAGGTAATTCAATTAAATGATCAATACTTTCCTCTTTAAAATTTTGTTTTGCTTCAGTAATCAATAGAGTTTCTGCTCCTCTAGCTTTAACTTCTTCTAAATTACTAAATAATTTAGCAAAAACATCACTTCTGCTAGCCAAAGCTATCACTGGAATTCCTTTTTCAATCAAAGCTAAAGTTCCATGTTTTAATTCTCCAGCAGGATAAGCTTCTGCATGAATATAGGAAATTTCTTTTAATTTTAAAGCTCCTTCTAGGGCCAAAGTATAATCTGTATTCCGGCCAATAAAAAATATATTATCTTTTAATGCATATTTTTCTGCCAATAACTTAATTTGAGCTTTAGAATTATCAATTAACTTTCTTATCATTTCCGGAAGTTTAATTAAATCAGAAGTATATTTTTTAATAGTTTGCTGCTTGATTTCAGATCTTTGCTTCATTCCATCGATTAATAAAAGATAAAAAGCAGCTACCATATTAGTATAAGCTTTAGTTGAAGCAACAGCTATTTCAGGGCCAGCCTTAAGATAAATAATCATATCTGATTCGCGAGCAATACTGCTATCACGAGAATTAGTTAAAGCTAAAACATCAGCTCCCTCTTTTTTAGCCAAACGCAAAGCTGCTAAAGTATCTGCAGTTTCCCCTGATTGACTAACTACAATCATCAAAGTACTGCTATCAACAATTGGTTTCCGATATCTATATTCACTAGCAACTTCAACCTCAACTGGAATTCTTAACTTATCTTCTAATAAATATTTAGCCAGGGCACCTGAATGATAAGCAGTTCCACAAGCTACAATATGTATTTTATCATAATCAGCTAACCAATCTTTATTTAAACCATTTTGCCTCAAATTTATTGATCCATCTTTTAAATTAGCTTCAAGTAATCTTTTTAATGACTCAGGCTGTTCATAGATTTCTTTAAGCATAAAATGTTTATAACCCTGTTTTTCAGCCATTTCTGCATCCCAATCAATTTTAGTCTTATCTTTATTAGCAATTAATTGATTAGCAAAAGAATAAATATTTACTTCATTTTTGGTTATATCTGCTATTTCTCCATCTTCTAAAATATAAAATTCATCTGTATATTCAAGATAAGCTGGTATATCTGAAGCTAAGAAATTTTGACCTTCACCAAGTCCTACTATTAATGGACTATCTTTGCGGACTGCAATAATTCTATTCTTCTCTTTTTTAGACATTACTGCTAAGGCAAAAGAACCTTCTAATCTTTTTACAGCTTTATTCACTGCAGTTCTTAAATCATTTGCTTGATAATAACTTGCAATTAAATGAGCTATTACCTCTGTATCAGTTGCAGATTTAAATTGATGACCCTCTTTTAATAATTCTGCTTTTAATTCTCTAAAATTTTCAATAATCCCATTATGAACAATTACTACTTCACCCTGAGTAGAACTATGAGGGTGAGAATTGATATCAGATGGTTTTCCATGAGTAGCCCACCTTGTATGACCTATACCACTAACTCCCTTAAATATTTCTTGACTAACAGCTTTCTGCAATTTATTTAATTTACCATTTTTTTTGCTAATTTTAATATAATCTTTTTCTTGAACAGCAATCCCAGCTGAATCATAACCTCTATATTCTAGTTTTTTTAAACCAGAAAGCAGTATTGGTGCTGCTTTCTTTTCTCCAATATAACCAACAATTCCACACATATATCATTTTACCTCCATTTATAGTTTAAATTCAATTTTGACTGTTATTTATTCCCTTTGTCTTAGCAATTACCTGCTAATTTTAAGAAATAAACTAAGACAGAACAGTCACTGTCTGAAGGCATCCGCCGAATTTTCGATAACCTTCTTCCTCGTCCACCTGTATAATTTTCCGTTCAGATCAGGTTCAGGCGCTTTTTAAAAAATCTTGCTGAAATTTCTAAAAACAAACTTAAGCTTTGTTCAGAGACTTTAAATTATATCACCTCCTTTAAAATAAATTTAAACTTAATTTAATTCTAAATTAATAATTTGAGTCAATTCATTTTCCCATTTTTGTAATAAATCTTTATCTTTACTTTCTAGCATAACTCTAATTAAAGGTTCTGTTCCAGAGGCTCTAACAAAAACTCTACCTTCTGCCCCAATTTCTTTTTTAGCTGCCTTTATTTTATTAGCTATTTTTTTATTTTGCTCCCATTTTTCTTTTGCTTGAACTTTAACATTAGCTAAAGTTTGGGGCCAATAAGTCATTACTTTTTTTAACTCAGATAAACTTTTTTTTCTCTTTTTAATTATAGAAGCAATTTTAACTGCTGTCAAAATTCCATCTCCAGTAGTATTATATTGACTAAAAATAATATGGCCTGATTTTTCTCCACCTAATTTATAATCATTTTTTAACATCTCTGCCAGCACATAACGATCTCCATTTTTAGTAATTATTAATTCTGCTCCCACTTCAGCTAAACTTTCTTTAAGCCCTAAATTACTATATTTAGTTGTAACTACTGTTTTTTTATTTAATTTATTTTCACTAATCATATCTCTGGCAACAACTGCCATTATATTATCACCTTCTACAATCTGACCTTTTTCATCAACTAAAATAACACGATCAGCATCCCCATCATGAGCAATACCTAGATCAGCACCACTTTCAACTACCTTTTTAGCTGCTAATTGAGGTGCAGTTGAACCACAATTAACATTAATTTCTTCTCCATTTGGATGATTATTAATTACAACAACTTCTGCTCCCAGAGCTTTAAAAACTGCAGGTGAAGCCTGATAAGCAGCCCCATTAGCACAATCAATCACTACTTTTAAACCTTTTAGCTTTTGCTCTGAACTTTTAATTACAAAATTAATGTATTCATCAATCCAATTATATTTTTCTTCAATTAAGCCAATTTCTTTATCAATTGGATATGGTAATTCTTCAGAATGATTATCAAAAATCAATTTTTCAATTTCCAATTCTGCTGTATCACTCAACTTAATTCCAGCTTTATCAAAAAATTTAATTCCGTTATCAGCTGTTGGATTATGAGAAGCAGAAATCATTATACCACCAGCTACTGCCTTAGTTCTACTTAAATAGCAAACTCCTGGAGTTGGAATAATTCCTAATCTATAAACATCAATTCCAACTGAAGTTAAACCTGCCATTAAGGCTGCTTCTAACATATCTCCTGAAAGCCTTGTATCTTTACCAATTACAACTACTGGTCTTTTTTGTTTAGAATTTTTGATTAGATGATAACCGCCAATTCTACCTAACTTAAAAGCTAACTCTCCTTTTAATTCATGATTTGCTACTCCTCTGACTCCATCAGTTCCAAATAATTTTTTTTGCAAATTTTCCACCTCTAATTTGTTTAATCAACATTAATTTTTA includes these proteins:
- the dcd gene encoding dCTP deaminase, with the protein product MILSDKTIKKMLKEKELIIDPIDEMQIQPASVDMRLGNDFLKVDENTLPLMTLNDEVNYEEVKGEEIIIPPHSFLLATTKEYIKLPDNLTAFVEGRSSIGRMGLFIQNAGWVDPGFEGQITLELYNANRLPIKLESDRRICQLVFAAMDNAADNPYSGKYQGQKNTVGTRVFKDPENKNR
- a CDS encoding NAD(P)H-hydrate dehydratase → MQVLTPEMMKKCDQATIKAAYPEILLMESAALATAKMAEEIIEKEISFEYKSELKLSFLIGQGNNGGDGLAAARILKNWGYQPQIVLTCSPSELSGVNALNFKLAVLNKIEIYQFEQLKTKEFISLIKQSDLIVDALLGTGIKGQIRGSVKSIITLINQQLVKKPLTLAVDIPSGIIAANGNLAGDALKADYTVTMAAYKRGLLLYPGKDYAGKIKVVEIGIQSETIQENSDQLKVFNQQEAKKSLPVRKNNSHKGSFGKLALLAGSPGMTGAPILTAKAALKGGLGLVYLLTAAEIAEMTAAQLPELVSVALPSQAGLIKETAAAKILKFTEKVDLIAAGPGLGQDKGVKTLIENILKESSLDLILDADALNVISDLELLKNYKGKLTLTPHPGEMAALTGLSIKEINNNRIDIARKFAQKYQLNLVLKGAATITAAPDGRAYINLSGSNGLATAGSGDVLTGLIAALMAQESDNFRAAALAVYIHGRAGEFAAQANSDYAMIASDIIANLKKVYQELQ
- the acpS gene encoding holo-ACP synthase, with translation MIIGTGVDIVKNNRIKVLIQKYEAHFLEKVYTKAEISYCQAKKDYAASFAARFAAKEAVLKALGTGMRNNSWQEIEILNNQLGKPEISLFGKTKTRATELKISNIFLSIAHEKEYSIAQVIMEGVK
- the glmS gene encoding glutamine--fructose-6-phosphate transaminase (isomerizing), whose product is MCGIVGYIGEKKAAPILLSGLKKLEYRGYDSAGIAVQEKDYIKISKKNGKLNKLQKAVSQEIFKGVSGIGHTRWATHGKPSDINSHPHSSTQGEVVIVHNGIIENFRELKAELLKEGHQFKSATDTEVIAHLIASYYQANDLRTAVNKAVKRLEGSFALAVMSKKEKNRIIAVRKDSPLIVGLGEGQNFLASDIPAYLEYTDEFYILEDGEIADITKNEVNIYSFANQLIANKDKTKIDWDAEMAEKQGYKHFMLKEIYEQPESLKRLLEANLKDGSINLRQNGLNKDWLADYDKIHIVACGTAYHSGALAKYLLEDKLRIPVEVEVASEYRYRKPIVDSSTLMIVVSQSGETADTLAALRLAKKEGADVLALTNSRDSSIARESDMIIYLKAGPEIAVASTKAYTNMVAAFYLLLIDGMKQRSEIKQQTIKKYTSDLIKLPEMIRKLIDNSKAQIKLLAEKYALKDNIFFIGRNTDYTLALEGALKLKEISYIHAEAYPAGELKHGTLALIEKGIPVIALASRSDVFAKLFSNLEEVKARGAETLLITEAKQNFKEESIDHLIELPLLNQDFAGLLAIIPLQLLAYYTALECGEDIDQPRNLAKSVTVE
- the glmM gene encoding phosphoglucosamine mutase — encoded protein: MQKKLFGTDGVRGVANHELKGELAFKLGRIGGYHLIKNSKQKRPVVVIGKDTRLSGDMLEAALMAGLTSVGIDVYRLGIIPTPGVCYLSRTKAVAGGIMISASHNPTADNGIKFFDKAGIKLSDTAELEIEKLIFDNHSEELPYPIDKEIGLIEEKYNWIDEYINFVIKSSEQKLKGLKVVIDCANGAAYQASPAVFKALGAEVVVINNHPNGEEINVNCGSTAPQLAAKKVVESGADLGIAHDGDADRVILVDEKGQIVEGDNIMAVVARDMISENKLNKKTVVTTKYSNLGLKESLAEVGAELIITKNGDRYVLAEMLKNDYKLGGEKSGHIIFSQYNTTGDGILTAVKIASIIKKRKKSLSELKKVMTYWPQTLANVKVQAKEKWEQNKKIANKIKAAKKEIGAEGRVFVRASGTEPLIRVMLESKDKDLLQKWENELTQIINLELN